A window of the Ipomoea triloba cultivar NCNSP0323 chromosome 14, ASM357664v1 genome harbors these coding sequences:
- the LOC116005244 gene encoding transcription factor DIVARICATA-like, with translation MKWEMGILSPDSSYLSSSSWFHEGTKWSPAENKAFEKALALYDKDTPDRWERVAEMVPGKTVGDVIRQYKELEDDVTSIEAGLMDLIPIPDYTTSSPFTLEWGGAHRPAFVAGGGKRPPANRAPEHERKKGVPWTEEEHKLFLMGLKKHGKGDWRNISRNFVITRTPTQVASHAQKFFIRQNSGGKDKRRASIHDITTVSIDEHQMASPDTKKRCDDSPDQAGVALSQPQQQPDSGVHKRPFSWNHQGNIGMAISGFSSASPGNLFAYAFGPQTIHESIFGSQTMAFPIQSAAQQYPFA, from the exons atgAAGTGGGAGATGGGGATTCTGTCACCGGATTCATCTTATCTGTCAAGCTCAAGCTGGTTTCATGAAGGAACAAAATGGAGTCCGGCAGAGAACAAGGCGTTTGAGAAGGCTCTTGCTTTGTACGACAAGGACACGCCGGACCGGTGGGAGAGGGTGGCGGAGATGGTGCCCGGAAAGACGGTGGGGGATGTTATCCGGCAGTACAAGGAATTGGAAGATGATGTTACCAGCATAGAGGCTGGTCTCATGgatttgattcccattcctgATTATACCACTTCTTCACCTTTTACATTGGAATGGGGTGGTGCCCACCGCCCGGCTTTTGTCGCCGGAGGAGGGAAGAGACCGCCGGCGAACCGGGCCCCGGAGCATGAACGGAAGAAGGGTGTTCCATGGACTGAAGAAGAACACAA GTTGTTTCTGATGGGGCTAAAGAAGCATGGGAAAGGGGATTGGAGGAACATTTCGCGAAATTTCGTGATTACAAGAACCCCAACACAAGTAGCCAGCCATGCCCAGAAGTTCTTCATCAGGCAGAATTCAGGAGGGAAGGACAAGAGAAGAGCTAGCATTCATGACATAACCACAGTGAGCATTGATGAGCACCAGATGGCTTCACCCGACACCAAGAAGCGCTGCGATGATTCCCCGGATCAGGCAGGCGTGGCGCTATCCCAGCCACAGCAGCAGCCTGATTCTGGTGTGCACAAAAGGCCCTTTTCGTGGAATCATCAGGGAAACATTGGGATGGCTATAAGTGGATTCAGCTCAGCGTCGCCTGGGAATTTGTTCGCGTATGCGTTTGGGCCTCAAACGATTCACGAATCCATCTTTGGGTCTCAAACTATGGCTTTCCCAATACAGTCAGCTGCACAGCAATACCCTTTTGCTTGA